In Thermocrinis jamiesonii, the genomic stretch GTGGTCTTGCTGGTGGATAGTTTTCCCTCCCTTTGGAAACTCTTCTGGATACTCTTAGCTTTTGTATCCGCAAGGACCTTGGGAATGTCCCTAAACAGACTAATAGACCTTCCCATAGATAAGCAAAACCCACGCACAAAAGATTGGATACACGCTAAAGGAATCATTTCGGAAGAAAGCATAAAAAGATTGGCAATTTTGTCAGGAGCCTTATTCCTTCTTTCCTCTGCGATGATAAACTTGCATACCTTTTTCCTTGCCCCTTTGGTTGTGTTTCTCCTTTGGCTTTATCCTTACGCAAAGAGAATAACCTACTACCCCCATCTTGTGTTGGGCGTGGTCTATTTTCTCATACCTGTGGCGGTTGATATTGCCTTAAACGAAAGTATATCTAAGACCGCTCTTGTGCTCGGAGTGGGAATGGGTTTTTGGGTTGCAGGCTTTGACGTTCTCTACTCCCTTCAGGATTATGAGTTTGACAAAAGCTTTGGTCTTAAGTCCATACCAGTCAAGTTCGGGCTTGGAAAGGCAATAAAAATATCGCGAGCCTTCCACTCTATAACTTTTCTGTTCCTTTTTAGTTTGATCTTTTTTGTAGATTTTCTGGGTTTTATTTACGTTCTTGGTATGCTCCTTCTTGGAGCTTTTCTTTTCTACGAGCATTCCCTTGTAAAAGAGAATGACCTTTCAAAGATAAACAAGGCTTTTTTTACTGTCAATGGCTATGTGAGCATAGCATACTTTTTGACAGTTCTCTTTGATAGATTGCTATAATTTTTCTTATGTTTTTCCAAGACATCATCATAAACTTACAGCGCTTTTGGGCTGAAAAAGGATGCGCAGTTTGGCAACCTTATGACATAGAAACGGGTGCTGGGACGATGAATCCCGCTACCTTTTTAAAAGTGCTTGGACCTAAGCCTTGGAATGTGGCTTATGTGGAACCTTCCAGAAGGCCAAAGGATGGAAGATACGGAGAAAATCCCAATAGGCTTCAGCACTACTTTCAGTTTCAAGTAATACTAAAGCCTGCACCAGACAATCCGCAAGATCTTTACCTTGAAAGCTTACAAGCCTTGGGCATTGACCCAAAGGAGCACGATATAAGGTTTGTGGAGGACGATTGGGAATCTCCCACCTTAGGTGCCTGGGGCTTGGGATGGGAGGTTTGGCTTGACGGTATGGAAATAACTCAATTTACTTACTTTCAGCAGGCTGGTGGGATAGATCTTGAAGAAATCTCCGTGGAGATAACCTATGGACTGGAGCGTATCGCCATGTATCTTCAGGGTGTGGATAGCGTTTATGACATAAAGTGGAATCAGTGGCTTACCTACGGAGATGTGTTTAAAAAAGCAGAATACGAGTGGAGCGTGTATAACTTTGAAAAGTCGGATCCCAATCTTCTTTTTAATCTCTACGAGCTATACGAAGGAGAGGTAAAAAGGCTACTCCAAGAGCGGTTAGTTCTTCCCGCATATGACTACCTCCTCAAATGTTCCCACACCTTTAACCTACTGGATGCAAGGGGTGTAATATCCGTGCAGGAAAGGGCAAGGTATATACGCAGGATGAACAACTTAGCAAAGGAGATAGCCAAACTCTACCTTGAGGTGTATGCATGAAGACAGAGGTTTTTACGGATAGGGCACCAAAGCCAGTGGGTCCTTACTCCCAAGCGGTAAGGGTAGGGAATTTCCTGTTTCTTTCAGGACAGATAGGCATAGAGCCAAGCACGGGCAGGTTAAAGGAAAACTTTCAGGAGCAAGCAAAACAGGTTTTTGAAAACATAGGTGCAATCCTTGAGCAAGCAGGATACTCTTGGGAGGATGTGGTTAGGGTTGTGGTGTATCTAAAGGACCTTTCAAAGTTTAAGGAGTTAAACGACATCTACGAGAAGATCTTCAAAGAAGTTAAAGTTAAACCAGCAAGAAGCACTGTAGAAGTTAGCAACCTACCACTTGGAGCGATGATTGAGGTGGAAATCACCGCCTACAAAGAAGGATAGAACAGCCACATGTGATTCAAAGGCCCGTGGCCCTTTCCGATGCTAAGAGAGTGCTTTATAGCTCCTTGCACGTAATCCCGAGCCTTCTTTACCGCTTCTTTAAGCTCTAAACCTTTTGCTAAATAGCTTGCGATTGCAGAAGCTAAGGTGCAACCGGTGCCATGTGTGTTTTTTGTATTTATCCTTTCGTAAATTAAATACTCAAAGCCTGAACCGTCATAAAGAACATCCACCAGTCTATCCCCTTCCATATGACCGCCTTTAACAAGAACTGCCTTTGTCCCAAGAGAGTAGAGTGCTTTACATGCCTGCTCCATATCTTCTACGGTCTTTATCTTTATACCCGTAAGGGCTTCTGCTTCTGGTATGTTTGGGGTAATGATGGTGGCTAAAGGTATGAGAAGCTCTTTGAGAGCCAATTCGTCGGAACTTTTCAAAAGCGGATCGCCAGACTTTGCCCGCATAACTGGATCCACAACCAACTTTTGGATGTTAAAGTCCTTTATAGCCTTTGCTACTGCTTCCACTATTGCGCTATGAGAAAGCATACCTGTTTTTACCACATCCACACCTATGTCCTCTACCACCACCTTTATCTGCGCATAGACAACCTCAGGTGGCAAATCCCACACCCCAAAAACTCCAACTGTGTTTTGAACGGTGATGGAAGTAATGGCGCTCATTCCAAAAACACCAAGGGCGGTAAAAGTCTTCAAATCTGCCTGAATACCTGCTCCACCTCCACTATCGGACCCTGCCACAGTTAAAACCTTAGGAATACACATGGGATATGGTATTATATAGTCTCAGATTACCTTAGGGGGGTAGAAAATGAGGGAATATATAAGCATAATTTTAGTTCAACACGAGGGGGAGCCTCCCAAGACTATTAGAATTCGCAAAGCTTACCTGAAAGCCCTTTTTATTCTCCTTGGCATGCTTCTTTTTTCGTCCTTAATGGCTTACATCTTTGGCTTATCCTTACTTTTCGAGAAGCTTTATCTGGAAGCTCAAGTAAAGAAGCTTGAGGAAGAAAACAGGAAAATATCCCAGAAGAAACAAAAACTCGGTGAGGAAAAACGCCTATTAGCCCAAAAGCTAAAATCTTTAGAAACCCGCCTGATAGAAATAGAGTCCTATCTATCCCAGAGAGGTATTACAAATATCAAAGTTTCTGGTGGATTGGGTGGACCAAGTTATCAAGGGTCATCCCACCTGGATATTTCACATATAGAGTTTCTTGAAAGTAGAGCTAAGCAGATACTTTCAGATATCAGAAGCATACCCTTAGGCTATCCTGTTTATGGAAGAATAACATCAACCTTAGGCTGGAGAAAGAATCCTTTTGGAAAAGGGTACGAGTTTCACACTGGCATTGACATAGAAGCTCCTATGGGTGCAAAAGGTTAGGGCGACCGCAGACGGTGTAGTGGATTTTGTAGGATGGTATGGGGAATACGGAAATACAGTTATACTAAAACATTCTTCGGGCTATACCACCCTGTATGCCCATTTATCAAAGATTGAGGTAAAGCCAGGTCAAGAGGTTAAAGCTGGTCAGGTTTTGGGAAGGGTTGGCTCTACAGGCAGAAGCACAGGACCCCATCTTCATTACAAGGTTAGGCTAAACGGAAAGCATTTGAACCCTTCAAGTTTTCTGGTTTTAAAATAGTTGGAAGGTAGTTTGAAATGTTTGGCGGTAAAAAAAAGGAACCGAGTGTAAGTCAGGAAATTAAAACTCTGATAAGTGCAGGAACGATTTTTGAAGGCAACATTACAGTCCCAGAGGGGATTACACGAATAGACGGGAAAGTTGTGGGAAATATTAACGGCAATGGCTGTGTCATAATAGGGGAAAGCGGAAGTGTGAAGGGAGATATAAGCGTGGATAGTTTAATCGCATACGGAGAGATTTCGGGAAATATAAAGGCAAGAAGTGTAGAGCTCAAGAATGGTTCTAAGGTTTTGGGTAACCTTGAAGTTTCCGAGCTTTATGTGGAGAAGGGAGCGATCTACAATGGCGAGTGCAGAATGGTAGAAGGTTTTAAGGAAAACCCTTAGTGTTTTACATAAAGCACATCTGAAATTAAGCACACTCCACCGTATTTTTTCAGATAAGGGACAATGTCTTTGGCTATCTCTTCCGCTATTTTCTCTTCGCAAACAGTAAAGATATAGCTGTTTTTAAAAGTATCTGTGATCTCATCCCCCCTCATCAATCCTCTTTCACCAAGCCCAAGGGCATCCTCTATAACCGTGTAACCTTTCACACCTTTACTTTCCAAAAATTCCAAAATTCTCTTCAGGTAAGGCTTGTTTACCACAATCTCTACTTTCTTTTGTGCAATCATACCTTACCCCCATATAAGGCTAATCAATTGATAGTATAAAGGAATACCTATGGTAATGTTAAAGGGGAAAGTTAAGGCTAAGCTCATGGTAACATAAAAACTTGGGTTTGCTTCTGGAAGAGAAAGTCTCATTGCTGCGGGCACCGCTATATAGGATGCACTTGCACATAGCAAAGAAAACATAAAGGCATCTCCTTTAGAAAACCCTAAAAGCTTTGCCAGTAATATCGCAACTGCTGCGTTGAAAATAGGAAAAAGAATACCAAAGGCTACTAAAAATCTACCTACTTTCTTTATCGTGCCCATCTGCCTTGCGGCTACTATCCCCATGTCAAGCAGAAAGAAAGCTAACATAGGTTTAAAAAGGTTTCCAAAAAAGGGTTCCATACTTTTCCAACCCTTTTCTCCTACAAGAATGCCCACAAAAAAGGAGCCCATAAGCAAGAAAACTGAACCATTAAAGAATGCTTCTTTGAATATTTCCTTCCAGTTTGCCCTTTCTTCGCCATTTTGATTTTTAGCAAGCAAAGAAACAAGCAATAAACCCACTATTATGGCTGGTGACTCCATAAGAGCCATTGCCGCCACCATGTATCCACCATAACTTTCTCCCAAAGAGTTAAGAAAGGCTCCACCTGTTATAAAGGTAACCGCACTTATAGAGCCATAGGTAGCCGCTATCGCAGCGGCATTATACACATCAAGCTTTAACCTAAGTATGAAAAAGCCGTATATTGGAACCGCCACTGCCATAAACACGGCAGAAAGTAGAACCAATAAAACATAAAGACTTAGACTGCTTTGGGCTATCTTATAACCACCCTGCAAACCTATGGATATTAAAAGGAAGAGAGAGAAGAACTTAGGTAAAGGTTGTGGAATATCAAGGTCAGACTTTACAAAAACCGCAAGCATACCCAAAAAGAAAAACAGTATGGGAGGGTTGAGTATGTTCTGAAGCACAAGCTCTAAGCTCATGATCCTACAACTTCATACGAATGGGTGCGGGAGTTTTTGATATGAATACTAAAAAACTTTTACCTTTGTAATTGGGAAGCTCATTTCCAAAGTCAAAGTATCCAAAGCTGTAATTTACAAGCACAGGATAGGGTGCGTGCTTTATCCTAATTATTCCCTTTGCCCTTACAACTTCCTCAGGTAGCTCTTTGAACATCCTTTGTAGTTCTTCGTATTCAATAGGCTCTTCGTAGTATTGCACGCTTTGGTAGTATGAATGGTGGTGATGATCACCTTGTGAAATTTCAAGTAGATCGTTCAAAGAGTAGGATCCTGCGAAAAATTCCTCCGGAAGTATGCCATAAGCGGTCTTATAAATGCTAAGCCTACTGTAAACTTTCTCTCCGGTAAAAGTATTTCTTAGTGCGTAAGTTTCCCAAATACTTCTAACTTCTTCTTCCAAATTTTGAAGCTCTTCCTGAGAAACAAGATCCACTTTGTTTATAACCACCACGTTGGATCCACCGATCTGATAAAGGGCTGTATGGTCCTGTTTGTATTTGTGAAAGTTTTTAGCGTCTATTACGCAGATTATGGCTTCCAAAGAGCATCCTAAGCTTTTGAGACTGAAGGCTACAGGAAAGGGCTCAGCGGATCCAGAAGTTTCCACCAAAATAACCTCCGGGCTATACTTTTCCCTTATTTCCGATAAAGCTTTTTCAAACTCTGCATGCAAAGTACAGCATATACACCCTTCCGGCAGTTCTACCACGCTTGAATATACATTTTCAAGCACTTTGCCATCTACGCCAACTTCTCCAAACTCATTTACTATAACCGCTACCTTTTTATCTTTGAAATGCTTCCTTGCGGAGTTTAAAAGCAGTGTGGTTTTTCCACTTCCCAAAAAACCTGTTATTACAAAGGCGGGGATCATCATTCTCCACCGTATTCTACCGAGTCTATCTCCTCCAAAAATTGCTCAATCTGAAAGGTTACGAAGTTGGCAAGGTCCTTTACGTCTTTTTCCCAGTATTCCTTGTCTATGTCTATTCTCTTTTCATGCACGCTGTGCTCTTCAACTACGTATCTAACGATTAGGTAAGGAATCCCACAGGATTCATCAAAGCACACTTCCAGATCCACATCAGGATTTGCCATGTTTTTTTCCACTTCCTCAGCCAACTGTTCAAACTTTTTCTTCAACTGCTCTTCCATGCTTTAGTCTCCCGAAGTCATCATAACCATCCGTATGCAGTTTCTCTTTAGAAGGTCAGAACACACATAAACGCATATGGCACAACCTTTACATCTTGAAGTATTTACCCAAGCGGTGTGCTTAGAACTTTCATACATAAGAGTGTTTGGCTCGGGACAAAAGAGCACACACTGCTTGCAGTTATACTTTGCACATTCAGCCTCATTTACCTCCGCCACGTAATACATACCTCAACCTACCTCCAATGGATGTTATCGTGTGTAAGCTTCTTCCTCTACCCATCCCTTTTCCTCCGCAATCTTAAACGCCTCTTTTATGACCTGCATATTCTTTTCAAGCAGTTCCATTTTCTTCTTAAACTTCTTTTCTATTGCACTGTCAAGGGCTGTGGTTCCTCCAGAGGCAACAAAGGTATTGCCCAAAAATCTTTCCCTAACCGCCTGCTCTATATGTTCAAAACCTACAAGCCTTGTTATTCCAAAGAACAGCCCTACCATAGCCATGTTAGTAGCAAGTTCTGTGCCCGCTATGTCTAGGGCTAACTTTGTTGCGGGAAACATATAAACCTTAGTGTTGAGCTCTTCAAGAATTTTCCAATCCTCTTCAGGTATTATATCCACGTCTGTATTTATTATAACAGTTCCGTTTTCCTTAAGTCCAGAGTAAAAGGGCATGGTGTAGGACTTTCCGTGTGTTATAACCTGAGGATGGTAGATCATTATCACGTTTGGATAGACCACCTCTCCCACTTCGTAGATGGGCTGATCTGAAACCCTTACGTAAGCTTCCACCGGAGCCATTCTCTTTTCAGAGCCAAAGAAGGGAACCAATGTAGCATACTTTCCTGCCGCAGACATAGCATTTCCAATAATATGGGCGGAGGTGACGACCCCCTGCCCACCAACACCTGCTATGCGTATGTTATACCTTTTCATGCCTTTACCTCCTCAGGCTTCCTTTCTATCTCCTCAAAGAATTCTCTGACTTCGTCGGTCATCCACTCGTAAAAGGCAAAGTCCTGCTTTTCTCTTTTCCTTGCATCTTCAAGAACTTTTTCTGTGGGTATGGAATACTCTATGTTGCAAGAAGTGTATGCGTGTATGAAGGTTGGACCAAAGTGCCTTGCGGCAAGAATAGCTCTTCTTACTGTCTTTGCAATCCTTTTGGGGTTTGTGGGAGCAAGCTTTGCTACATAGACACAACCTGCTACCTTTGCTAGCTCCACCGCATTTATTTTATCAAACTGTTTACCTTTTGGCGCCATCTTAAGTTGAACACCCTTTGGAGACATTCCACTCTCTTGACCTCCGGTGTTTCCATAAACTTCATTGTCCACCATTATGGTTGTGAATTTTTCTTTTCTGAACCAAGAGTGCATGGTCATACCAAAACCTATGTCTATAAGACCACCGTCTCCTGCTATAACCACCACGTCTTTGTGTTTGTCTGGGAACCTGATGGTAAGCGCTCTTTTAAGACCAGAAGCTACTGCGTTTGTGTCTCCGTAGTTTCCATAAATGAAAGGAACTGCTGCCTGAGAAAGGGCGAGCCTTGCACACCCTGCTGTGCCTATAACTATGGTATCCTCTGGATTGGGCAAGGCTGCATAAAAGACCCTTATGAAGTAAGCCATGAAGCATCCAGCACACATTGGATGCTCTTCTAAAAGCTCTTTGAACTGTCCAAGCTGTTGCACATCTATTTGCTTGCCAAACTGCCCATATTTGACTAAATCCACATAGTCTTTGGGCATGTATCTCTCAAAGCCTGGAGAGATCCTTACGTATTCCAAACCCATGATAATACCTCCTTTTTAGTTTTTTAGACTACTACTTTCTTTTCCTTCTTTATGCCAAAGGCGGAATATACCTTTTCCATGATAAGTTCCACTGGCAAGGTCATACCGCCGTAAACCCTTGGACCACCTATAACCTTATCGTTGTCTGGAATGGTAGCCTTAATTTCTTTGGCTAACCATCCTACTATGTTGTGCTCTGGAACTATTACAGCCTTTGCCTTTTTAAGTACTTCCCTTATCTCCTTTTCTGGGAACGGTCTTATGGATTTTACTTTAACAAGGCCAACATTTAGGCCTTCCATCTGCGAATACCTTACCGCTTCCCTTCCCTGCGCCGCTGCACAGCCAGAGGCTACTATAAACACCTCCGCATCAGGATTTACCACCTCTATTGGACCACCTAGATACTTGTATATGTATTTCATAGCCCTTATGTTTGAAGCCCAAACTTCCTGTTGCCACACCGCGTGTATTAGATAGCTCATAAAGTTAGACTTCTGAACTGGCGCATCCCTTTGGATCCTTGCGGGAGGTATTTCGCAGTCGGTGGGTGGAACTGGTGCCTTATATGGGTCCCTTGGGGGTAACTTCATATCTTCTGGGGTCATATTCACGTAACCCTTTGCGTGAGTAACGAAAAATCCTTCGGTGCAAACTGCTACCGGTATATAAACATCCACCTTTTCGGATATTACAAAACCCGCCAAAGTAAAGTCAAAAACATCCTGCTGATTTTCTGCATGCAGAACTATCATCCCACAGTTCAAAAGGTAAGAGATCTCTATGTTGTCAGGCTGTATGGAAAGGGGAGCATTTACTACTCTTGTTAGCACACCAAGCACCGCAGGTATTCTGTGCCCTGGCCAAGAAGCAATTGCTTCAAGACCTCTTAAAAGACCAGGTCCTGAGGTAGCAGAAAAAGCCCTTGCACCACCTCTTACCGCACCCGCTATGGCAGACATAGCACCATATTCCTCTTCTGCCCTGTAGTAATCCCTAAGATAGCCCTGAGCCCAAAGATCTCCTACAAGGTGCATAACCTCAGATTGGGGAGTGATAGGATAGGCTATGGCAATATCTACGTTGGCACGCTTGACTGCCTCTGCCATAGCTTGGGCACCTGTTATAAACTTGCGCTCCCTTGGAGCTTCTAAAAGAAGATAATCTGCATCTACAACTCTCTGCTCTGGCATGGTTTTACCTCCAAGTTTATTCGCTTTCTTCTACAGTCTCGCCTTTTTTAGGCATAAGAAGGTATAAGTATTCTCCGTAATCTAGTGCAGAAAGGGTTTCGTATTTTTCAGGTGGAAGGGATGGATTTTCTGGAGGAAGCTTGGGTTCCCACTCTATACCAAGCTCCTTTCTTACTTGCACAAGCACATCCTTGAACTTCCTTATTTCGTCTGCATGCACATCCCTTAGAGAGACCATTGCGTCTTCGTGTCCCATCTCTGCACACAAGGCTATAGTAAAGCAATTTGTTCCTGCTCTTATCATCCTAAGAGAAAGGTTTGCATAATGACAATGAACCCCTACGAATATACAGACTTCTATCTTATTGTGAAGTATGGTAAGGTTTGGATGATTTGGATTTATTTCCGCCTCTGGGTCTATCTTTGGATACTTTGGTCTGTAGTCTGGCATAGGAATAATTCTGCAATTGGGAATTTCCATAGCAAGTTCCAACACAGCCTTAGCCTTCTCCATAGCTGATGCGTTCCAACCCCACAAAACCAAAGGTCCCGGGAATATGGTAGGGTTTCTGCGTGTAAGCAAAGCCTTTGCCGCTTCCCTCATAGCGACTTCTTCGTCCACTATTTCACCATAAAGCAAAGCTTTACCTGGCGGAGGTAGTTCCACTCCTTCAAAAGCAGCTGGGGTAGGCATATAACCGACAGGTCCAGGTAGCACTCGCATACTTTACCTCCTTATTTCTTGCATTATCAAAAAATTAGCATATGCTTAATAAGTGTCAAGCGTAAATTATATGATATTTATCATAGTTTTTTGTAAAGGCTATTATTCCCCTTGTTCCTTTTCTCCCAGCTCTCTCATCCTCTTTCTTCTCATTTCTTCATACTTAGGCTCTATCTTCTTGTAGAGAAAGTTTGAGAGAGCAACTATGATCAAAAGAAGGGGAATGCTAATTATTATCAAGACGATCAGGAGTTTAACTATAAACACAACCCAAGCGATAAGGCTATCCATCGCTTACTACTAAATTTATAAGCTTATCTTTAACATAAACAACCTTTACTATCCTTTTTCCTTCTATGAGTTTTCTTATCTTCTCGTTTGCAATTGCTACAGACTTTGCAACTTGCTCTTCCGCTCCGACGGGTAGTCTTATGTGTCCCCTAAGTTTTCCGTTTATCTGCACAGGAATTTCCACTTCCTCCACTTTGAGAGCTTCTTGGTCTGGTTCGGGGAATGGATAATGGATGAGTAGTCTTTCATGACCCATTCTGTTCCACAACTCTTCACATATGTGAGGCGTGATCGGATAGAGCATAAATAGGACAATCTCTAAGCCCTCTTTTAAAACTTTGTAGTCTTCCTCTTTTTCCGGTTTGAACTCTTGAATGGTATTCACTAACTCCATAATGCTGGCTATTGCGGTATTGAAGGATAGCTCCTCCATATCCTGAAGATACTTTTTTAGGGTCTGATGGACTTTTCTTCTTATTTGCTTAGCCTTTTCGTTGAGATTTGCAAAATCCTCCTTCGAATAGGTTACACCTTTTATGTCTTCAAGCCTTTCGTGAAAGTAATTCCAAAGTCTTTTCAAAAATCTATAGGCTCCTTGAACTCCTTCGTCGGTCCATTCAAAATCCTTTTCCACAGGCCCAGCAAAAAGTATGTATAGCCTTATGGTATCCGCGCCAAAGCTTTGCACCGCAAACTCTGGGTCCACAGTGTTAGCCTTTGACTTAGACATCTTGGCAGGTTCTCCTATTTTACTTTCCACGCTTTTTATCAGTCCTTCGTCATACATATCAAGCCTTTCAAGAAGTAGTCTAAAGTTGTCTCCTAAGGAGAGTTTGTTCTCTTTCAAAAATTCCATTATTCGCATATTATCTATTTTAGCTCTATAAAATTCTAATATGCTCAGAATTGCTCTACCGAAGGGAAGGCTTTTTGGGGAAACTGTTGAATTTTTGAAAAACAGAGGCATAATCCAAGAAGGTTTTGAGGAAGGAAGAAAGCTCCAAATTCAGGTTGGAAATTATGAGTTTCTTTTGGTAAAACCCTTTGACGTACCCGTTTATGTAGAAAACGGTGTGGCGGACTTGGGAGTGGTGGGTTACGATGTGCTGTTGGAAAGAGAACCAGATGTGTATGAACTGTTTGACCTTGGTATAGGCTTTTGCAGGCTAGTTGTAGCGGGAAAGCAAGAGAAATACGACTACTACAGGACTTCTTCCTGTTTAAGAGTTGCGACAAAGTATTTAAGGATAACAAAAAACTTCTTTTTGGAAAAGGGCATAAAGGCTAAGGTAATACACCTAAATGGGTCTGTAGAGCTTGCCCCCCTTCTTAACTTATCTGATGCCATAGTTGATTTGGTGCAAACCGGAAGAACCTTAAAGGAGAATAATTTAGTAATCTTTGAAGAGATAAGTCCATCAACCGCAAGGCTTATTTGTAATAGGGCAAGCTATCGCAACAAAAAAGAGCAGATATTCCAGCTAATCAGCAAGCTTGAGTAGGTGCGTCTAAGGGTGGAAGTTGAACTTCCCCTTCTGGCAACCTTATTGGTGCTTTTGTTAGCTCTTCAATAAAGTTAAGGTAGTCTTCAATGGATCTTAGTTCCTTCCCGTAAAGCTTGGCTAAGATGTCTAAGTCAGGTGGGTTCATCGCCTTTTGAACTATAGCTTTGGATATGGAATAGGTTTTTCTATCCACCTCTGGGTATATATCCTTTATGTAAGTTAAAACATCCATAGAATACACCACTATTCTGTCTTTGCTTGCTAACTGTCTGATCATTGCTTCTAAATTAAGCTGGTCGTAAGTATATATCTGACCATCTACCTTTATCCCTGCGATAACTTTATTGCCGTCAAAGATGGCATGATAAAACGCAAAGCTTTCTGGCACCTTTTCCCATCCCAGTTCCTCCGCAAGACTTAAAAAAGCTCCCATAGCTTCTTCTTTAGTTGCAAAAATACCTATCAAGGCGTCAAAGCTTTCTGGATTTAGACTAACTTCCAAAACTAAGCAGTTGTTGATCTCTTGAGTTTTAAACTCATAGTCTATCTCTTGCCACTCTTTGAAAAGCTCCTGCACCTCTGACCTTTCATCCAACAGCTCGCTTTTTCTTAGCAATTTTCTTAACTTCATTCCAATAAGTTTAAACCAAAGAAATCTATTATAGTATCCCTTTCAAACTGGTCCCTTTGGTAAGGAAAGTCCTTTCTGTAATGGCATCCCCTTGATTCTTTTCTTTGCAGGGCACCAATTAGTGTAGCAAGAGCTACAAGACCTATGTCAAAAAGCCTTCTGCTTTCTGGAGTCCTCTCCCAACTTTTCCAATCCTTTAGCCAATTTAAAAGCTTTTTTATACCTTCCGCTAAGGAAACTTCTTCCCTTTCAATACCGCAGTGATCCCACATTAAAACTTTTAAGTCTTCAAAGCTGTATTTGGGCTTTTCGTGTCCTGAAGCGATGTGTTTAAATTGGGCTCTGCTCTTTTTTGCATATTTTTTGTCATGATAGATCTGATAAGCAGTTCTGTAGCCAAAGACTAAGCCCTCAAGTAAAGAGTTAGAAGCGAGCCTGTTGGCGCCGTGGACTCCTGTGCAACTGCACTCTCCCACCGCATAAAGGCCAAAAATGCTTGTCTGCCCATAAGTGGAAACCTCTAAACCACCTATGTAATAGTGTGCTGCGGGAACGATAGGTATGGGTTGTTTGTATGGGTCATAACCGCTTTCCACAAGCTTAGAGTATATGGTAGGGAACCTTTCTTTGATATCCACCCCTTTTTC encodes the following:
- the hisG gene encoding ATP phosphoribosyltransferase, which produces MLRIALPKGRLFGETVEFLKNRGIIQEGFEEGRKLQIQVGNYEFLLVKPFDVPVYVENGVADLGVVGYDVLLEREPDVYELFDLGIGFCRLVVAGKQEKYDYYRTSSCLRVATKYLRITKNFFLEKGIKAKVIHLNGSVELAPLLNLSDAIVDLVQTGRTLKENNLVIFEEISPSTARLICNRASYRNKKEQIFQLISKLE
- a CDS encoding 2-oxoacid:acceptor oxidoreductase family protein → MKRYNIRIAGVGGQGVVTSAHIIGNAMSAAGKYATLVPFFGSEKRMAPVEAYVRVSDQPIYEVGEVVYPNVIMIYHPQVITHGKSYTMPFYSGLKENGTVIINTDVDIIPEEDWKILEELNTKVYMFPATKLALDIAGTELATNMAMVGLFFGITRLVGFEHIEQAVRERFLGNTFVASGGTTALDSAIEKKFKKKMELLEKNMQVIKEAFKIAEEKGWVEEEAYTR
- a CDS encoding transketolase C-terminal domain-containing protein, whose amino-acid sequence is MPEQRVVDADYLLLEAPRERKFITGAQAMAEAVKRANVDIAIAYPITPQSEVMHLVGDLWAQGYLRDYYRAEEEYGAMSAIAGAVRGGARAFSATSGPGLLRGLEAIASWPGHRIPAVLGVLTRVVNAPLSIQPDNIEISYLLNCGMIVLHAENQQDVFDFTLAGFVISEKVDVYIPVAVCTEGFFVTHAKGYVNMTPEDMKLPPRDPYKAPVPPTDCEIPPARIQRDAPVQKSNFMSYLIHAVWQQEVWASNIRAMKYIYKYLGGPIEVVNPDAEVFIVASGCAAAQGREAVRYSQMEGLNVGLVKVKSIRPFPEKEIREVLKKAKAVIVPEHNIVGWLAKEIKATIPDNDKVIGGPRVYGGMTLPVELIMEKVYSAFGIKKEKKVVV
- a CDS encoding thiamine pyrophosphate-dependent enzyme, which gives rise to MGLEYVRISPGFERYMPKDYVDLVKYGQFGKQIDVQQLGQFKELLEEHPMCAGCFMAYFIRVFYAALPNPEDTIVIGTAGCARLALSQAAVPFIYGNYGDTNAVASGLKRALTIRFPDKHKDVVVIAGDGGLIDIGFGMTMHSWFRKEKFTTIMVDNEVYGNTGGQESGMSPKGVQLKMAPKGKQFDKINAVELAKVAGCVYVAKLAPTNPKRIAKTVRRAILAARHFGPTFIHAYTSCNIEYSIPTEKVLEDARKREKQDFAFYEWMTDEVREFFEEIERKPEEVKA
- a CDS encoding ferredoxin oxidoreductase; this translates as MYYVAEVNEAECAKYNCKQCVLFCPEPNTLMYESSKHTAWVNTSRCKGCAICVYVCSDLLKRNCIRMVMMTSGD
- a CDS encoding carbon monoxide dehydrogenase beta subunit family protein, with product MRVLPGPVGYMPTPAAFEGVELPPPGKALLYGEIVDEEVAMREAAKALLTRRNPTIFPGPLVLWGWNASAMEKAKAVLELAMEIPNCRIIPMPDYRPKYPKIDPEAEINPNHPNLTILHNKIEVCIFVGVHCHYANLSLRMIRAGTNCFTIALCAEMGHEDAMVSLRDVHADEIRKFKDVLVQVRKELGIEWEPKLPPENPSLPPEKYETLSALDYGEYLYLLMPKKGETVEESE
- a CDS encoding class I tRNA ligase family protein translates to MRIMEFLKENKLSLGDNFRLLLERLDMYDEGLIKSVESKIGEPAKMSKSKANTVDPEFAVQSFGADTIRLYILFAGPVEKDFEWTDEGVQGAYRFLKRLWNYFHERLEDIKGVTYSKEDFANLNEKAKQIRRKVHQTLKKYLQDMEELSFNTAIASIMELVNTIQEFKPEKEEDYKVLKEGLEIVLFMLYPITPHICEELWNRMGHERLLIHYPFPEPDQEALKVEEVEIPVQINGKLRGHIRLPVGAEEQVAKSVAIANEKIRKLIEGKRIVKVVYVKDKLINLVVSDG